In Coriobacteriaceae bacterium, a single window of DNA contains:
- a CDS encoding ADP-ribosylglycohydrolase family protein produces MTDRPKTTLRDCIYGLAVGDALGVPYEFRPRGTFECADMIGYGTHGQPDGTWSDDTSMTLATCDSIRELGHIDTADMRDKFVGWIARDEYTIDGVFDYGGTTARALHTGKGGSGERDNGNGSLMRIAPLAFTDATDEEIREVSAITHAHRTSTESCVTFIELLRSAMDGALPEWVLCLKDVPEHEIRSGGFVRDTLKAATWCFVNTNSYEECVLAAVNLGDDTDTTAAVAGALAGTAYGIDAIPQEWIDTLRGKELIEQCLF; encoded by the coding sequence ATGACAGACAGACCGAAAACAACACTGCGCGACTGCATCTATGGGCTCGCCGTCGGCGACGCACTGGGCGTTCCTTACGAGTTCAGGCCCCGCGGCACGTTTGAATGCGCGGACATGATTGGCTACGGCACGCATGGGCAGCCCGACGGCACCTGGAGCGACGACACGTCCATGACGCTTGCTACCTGTGACTCGATTAGGGAGCTCGGGCACATCGACACCGCGGACATGCGCGACAAGTTCGTCGGCTGGATTGCCCGTGACGAGTATACAATCGACGGCGTTTTCGATTACGGCGGCACGACCGCCCGCGCCTTGCACACCGGCAAAGGAGGCTCCGGCGAGCGCGACAACGGCAACGGCTCGCTCATGCGCATCGCGCCCCTGGCGTTCACCGATGCGACAGACGAAGAAATCCGTGAGGTCTCTGCAATCACCCACGCTCATAGAACATCGACCGAGTCATGTGTCACGTTCATCGAGCTGTTGAGGTCCGCGATGGACGGAGCGCTCCCCGAATGGGTACTCTGTCTGAAAGATGTACCCGAGCATGAAATCAGATCCGGTGGCTTCGTGCGCGACACGCTTAAGGCAGCCACCTGGTGCTTCGTCAACACTAACAGCTACGAAGAGTGCGTGCTTGCCGCCGTCAACCTAGGCGACGACACCGACACCACCGCAGCCGTCGCAGGCGCCCTCGCCGGCACGGCCTACGGTATCGACGCAATTCCGCAGGAGTGGATCGATACCCTGCGCGGTAAAGAGTTGATAGAGCAGTGTTTGTTTTAG
- a CDS encoding PDDEXK nuclease domain-containing protein has protein sequence MPEVFYKQVSSILNAARDKAYTAVNFAMVEAYWEIGKSIVDEQGGEERAAYGEALIAGLSRRLTADFGRGFGIANLRNMRQFFLAFPIRDALRSELSWTHYRRLMRIPDPDARAWYMNECADSRWSTRQLERQINTMFRERLLASKDKEAVTQEIQKSAPARRPEDIIRDPYVLEFLGFSDDTAFRESDLEQALITHLQKFLLELGRGFAFEARQKRITFDGRHFYIDLVFYNYLMRCFVLIDLKTDDLTHQDLGQMQMYVNYYTRELMNEGDNPPIGIVLCADKSDSIVEYTLPEDNDQVFAAKYLPYLPSKEELARELSAEYRAINEATNGEAQG, from the coding sequence GTGCCAGAAGTTTTTTACAAGCAGGTTTCCTCGATTCTCAACGCCGCTCGCGACAAGGCCTATACCGCCGTTAACTTTGCGATGGTTGAGGCGTATTGGGAGATCGGCAAGAGCATTGTTGATGAACAGGGCGGAGAGGAGCGCGCAGCATATGGAGAGGCATTGATTGCAGGCCTCTCCAGAAGGCTTACCGCGGATTTCGGAAGAGGCTTTGGCATCGCAAACCTTCGCAATATGCGTCAGTTCTTTCTTGCGTTTCCAATTCGCGACGCACTGCGTAGCGAATTGAGCTGGACTCATTACCGCAGGTTGATGCGCATTCCCGACCCTGATGCTCGCGCCTGGTACATGAACGAATGCGCCGATTCTCGTTGGAGCACGCGTCAGCTCGAGCGCCAGATCAACACCATGTTCCGTGAGCGCCTGCTTGCCAGCAAGGACAAGGAGGCCGTCACCCAGGAAATCCAAAAGAGCGCCCCGGCTCGTCGCCCCGAGGATATCATCCGCGACCCATATGTACTGGAGTTTTTAGGTTTCTCGGACGATACTGCGTTCCGCGAGAGCGATCTAGAGCAGGCGCTCATCACGCATCTTCAGAAGTTCCTGCTGGAGCTTGGCCGTGGTTTCGCTTTCGAGGCGCGCCAAAAGCGCATCACCTTTGACGGGCGCCATTTCTATATTGACCTTGTGTTTTACAACTATCTGATGCGCTGCTTCGTGCTCATCGACCTTAAGACCGATGACCTTACGCATCAGGACCTGGGCCAGATGCAAATGTACGTGAACTACTACACGCGCGAGCTCATGAACGAAGGCGACAATCCGCCTATAGGCATCGTGCTCTGCGCGGACAAAAGCGACTCGATTGTCGAGTACACGCTGCCCGAAGACAACGACCAAGTGTTTGCCGCCAAATACTTGCCGTATCTTCCAAGCAAGGAAGAGCTGGCGCGCGAGCTGAGTGCCGAGTACCGCGCCATCAACGAAGCGACTAATGGCGAAGCACAAGGATAG